From the genome of Kluyveromyces lactis strain NRRL Y-1140 chromosome F complete sequence:
GGGAATGGATATTCGTCAGGTATCTGAACCTTGCTGAAATCCACACAGACGAAGTAAGTACCGTCTGGTTTAGTATATGGTAATCCCAATTCGTCAAAAACGCGTGTAAGGATGGCAAACTTTTCCTTATATTCCTCTCTCATGTTTTCGAAGTATCCATTGTGCAACCCAATATCAATAGAATGTGCACATGCTTCTTGGAATGGAGAAGGCGAACTGAAGCAAATTCTTGTATGGGCCTTTGATACGTAGCTTAGTAGTTCCGCATTTCTTGAAACGACCCAACCAATTCTCCAACCGGTAGCAGCGAAGCTCTTACCTGCGCTACCAACAGAAAGTGTCAAGTCACCAATTTCCTTGGAAATAGTTGCGATACGAGTAAATTCGTCCCCGAAATACAAATGTTCATAGACTTCATCACTAATGATATAAATATTGTTCTTGACACAAATATCACCCAATTGTGTCAATTCTTCACGGGTGAAGACTTTCCCAATTGGGTTATGAGGAGTGTTCAAAATAATACATTTTGTCCTCTCATTGATAGTTTTGTTtaagatatcaaaatcaattttcCATTCGGCACCGATGGTAACCCTTTCACTTAGTTCCTTAGGAGCTACCAATGGCACATAACGAACTTTACCACCTGGAATTTCGATATTTGAGATGTACTGATCGAAGAAGGGTTCAAACACAATGACTTCATCACCTGGGTTTAGCAAGCCAACCAAAGAAGCGAGTATACCCTCATTGGCACCGGTAGTAATAGTAACATTACTCTCGTTCAAAGTTTCATTGTAAATCGGAGAGTAGAAGTCGGTCAATGACTTCAATAAAGATGGCCTACCACGGGTTGGCGAATACTGATTGTTAAGTGGGACGTTCAAAGCGGAGACAGCTTGTTCAATTGCAAATTTTGGTGGAgaatatgaaaagaaacCTTGACCTAAATTCAAAATCGATCTGCCTTGATTCTTTTCGTTCTTCGAAGCCGCTTGAGCTGCTTCATTAGTCAATGTCCAAACATCCTTTGGAACATTGCCCATAAAATACTTGTTCGCACGAATGCCAGTCTTCCCTTGCTGTGTCATATTGGATACACTTCTAATGCCGAATCTTCGCATATACaaaagacaaaaagaaTTAGCTCTGCTTGATTTAATTCAGGGATCCCAAATTCCTTCTGAGAGCCTTTCCAATAAgaatatacatatatatacaattgaacttctttcttatctaattttgataaatcAAAGAGATTAGATGTTTATACATCAATTAAGTAAAGGGCAGCCCTGAcaatgtatatatatacatgtaAAATATCACCAAACAGCAAAATGCAAACACTAAAAATCAGATTC
Proteins encoded in this window:
- the BNA3 gene encoding kynurenine--oxoglutarate transaminase (highly similar to uniprot|P47039 Saccharomyces cerevisiae YJL060W BNA3 Arylformamidase) — encoded protein: MRRFGIRSVSNMTQQGKTGIRANKYFMGNVPKDVWTLTNEAAQAASKNEKNQGRSILNLGQGFFSYSPPKFAIEQAVSALNVPLNNQYSPTRGRPSLLKSLTDFYSPIYNETLNESNVTITTGANEGILASLVGLLNPGDEVIVFEPFFDQYISNIEIPGGKVRYVPLVAPKELSERVTIGAEWKIDFDILNKTINERTKCIILNTPHNPIGKVFTREELTQLGDICVKNNIYIISDEVYEHLYFGDEFTRIATISKEIGDLTLSVGSAGKSFAATGWRIGWVVSRNAELLSYVSKAHTRICFSSPSPFQEACAHSIDIGLHNGYFENMREEYKEKFAILTRVFDELGLPYTKPDGTYFVCVDFSKVQIPDEYPFPRELNERAKDFKLSYWLVNELGVVAIPPTEFYIKEHEKAAENLLRFAVCKDNQYLEESVERLRLLKDYL